A single region of the Cucumis melo cultivar AY chromosome 3, USDA_Cmelo_AY_1.0, whole genome shotgun sequence genome encodes:
- the LOC127148652 gene encoding protein ALP1-like — protein sequence MVLITEYYYMCDTGYPKAEGFLGPYRGQRYHLQEWCSAGNAPTNSKEYFNMKHSSARNVIEHTFGVLKGRWVILHGKSYYPLQVQCHTILACCLLHNVINREMTYCDDVHNVDEGDSTYATTTATEDIHYIETKNEWSQWHDELAKSMFTD from the coding sequence ATGGTTTTAATAACAGAGTATTATTACATGTGTGATACGGGTTATCCAAAAGCGGAGGGATTTCTCGGTCCGTACAGAGGCCAGCGATACCACTTGCAAGAGTGGTGTAGTGCTGGAAATGCACCAACAAATtcaaaggagtacttcaacatgaagcactcttcGGCAAGGAATGTCATTGAGCACACCTTCGGTGTTCTTAAGGGTCGTTGGGTCATTCTTCATggaaagtcgtactatcccctgCAAGTTCAGTGTCACACCATTCTAGCATGTTGCTTGCTTCACAATGTAATAAACAgagaaatgacatattgcgatGACGTTCACAACGTAgacgagggggactccacgtaTGCGACGACCACCGCTACAGAAGACATTCACTACATTGAGACGAAAAATGAGTGGTCTCAATGGCACGACGAACTAGCTAAATCGATGTTCACAGATTGA